The following proteins are co-located in the Candidatus Obscuribacterales bacterium genome:
- a CDS encoding tetratricopeptide repeat protein — translation MTSQVSLKSLTTTVLLTLTTSIISVYSAPASQTAAPLSVHNNTLSDRLAQGNPADLEALMNQGIAALDDGNYTEALNYFDQAIALNPTHAPAYTGQGLAFYYLN, via the coding sequence ATGACATCTCAAGTTTCCTTAAAATCGCTGACCACCACTGTTCTATTAACCCTCACCACCAGTATCATCTCCGTCTATTCTGCCCCCGCCAGCCAGACCGCCGCTCCTCTCTCTGTCCACAACAACACCCTAAGCGATCGCCTAGCTCAAGGGAATCCCGCCGACCTAGAAGCGCTGATGAATCAAGGGATTGCTGCCCTGGATGACGGCAACTACACCGAGGCGCTGAACTATTTTGACCAGGCGATCGCCCTCAATCCCACCCATGCACCTGCCTACACCGGACAGGGACTCGCATTTTATTATCTCAACTAG